A single Mercenaria mercenaria strain notata chromosome 9, MADL_Memer_1, whole genome shotgun sequence DNA region contains:
- the LOC123547221 gene encoding E3 ubiquitin-protein ligase TRIM33-like, with amino-acid sequence MEVSEKKAKQIPSTSILQGSDDDAQFYCIPCEQEGHCVQAHGYCQNCAEYLCETCYRSHRKPAPCRNHVLLDSSKMPKSQKYQRSHPVAHDLVEPCPKHQGEIIKYYCHDHAFFGCSPCITINHRACKADYIPDVSENFVASQEYTNLLHSLKTLCNSCKEIAVTTKENKREIKKRTKDLREKIVKFRQDINHTLDKWEMELNQQVEHIFGKESSKAESVETECIEASTEVQKMQNDIETLHESSKLNELFIKVKKNENNLKKYAALIDQMQEKNTVSDVTFEPNLAIERMLLEETSLGWLILQQDGGSKCLSTTAKEQPYKHHKEPAMERKQQNLAKQAGGQNTNTKKVSDKESVSQKQQTIMTEVKGQKNSGTDVYANITATQSGKIKVKTEKDSKNC; translated from the coding sequence ATGGAAGTATCTGAGAAAAAGGCAAAGCAAATTCCCTCAACATCCATTCTTCAAGGTTCCGACGATGATGCCCAGTTTTACTGCATACCATGTGAACAAGAAGGGCACTGTGTACAAGCCCATGGTTACTGCCAAAACTGTGCCGAGTATCTCTGTGAAACATGCTATAGAAGCCACAGAAAACCTGCCCCTTGCAGAAATCACGTCCTTCTGGATAGTTCCAAAATGCCAAAATCTCAAAAGTATCAAAGGTCCCATCCAGTTGCACATGACCTAGTTGAACCCTGTCCAAAACATCAAGGGGAAATCATAAAGTATTACTGCCATGACCATGCCTTCTTTGGATGCAGTCCATGTATTACAATCAATCACAGAGCGTGCAAGGCAGACTACATACCAGATGTTTCAGAAAACTTTGTTGCCAGTCAAGAATATACCAATCTTCTTCATTCTTTGAAAACCCTATGTAATAGCTGTAAGGAAATCGCAGTAACAACCAAAGAAAACAAAAGGGAGATAAAGAAACGCACGAAAGatttaagggaaaaaattgtAAAGTTTAGACAAGACATTAATCATACATTGGACAAATGGGAAATGGAGCTCAATCAACAAGTCGAACATATCTTTGGTAAAGAGAGCTCAAAAGCTGAATCTGTAGAAACAGAGTGCATTGAAGCATCAACTGAAGTTCAAAAGATGCAGAATGACATTGAAACATTACACGAATCAAGCAAATTAAATGAGCTGTTTatcaaagtaaagaaaaatgaaaataatctgaaaaaataTGCAGCACTCATTGACCAAATGCAAGAAAAGAACACAGTTTCTGATGTCACATTTGAACCTAATTTGGCTATAGAAAGAATGCTGTTGGAAGAAACCAGCTTAGGATGGCTTATACTGCAGCAAGATGGTGGTAGTAAGTGTCTTTCTACGACAGCAAAAGAACAACCATACAAACATCATAAAGAACCAGCCatggaaagaaaacaacaaaatcttGCTAAACAGGCAGGAGGTCAAAATACCAACACAAAAAAGGTTTCTGACAAAGAATCTGTCAGCCAAAAGCAACAAACCATCATGacagaggttaaaggtcaaaagAACAGTGGAACAGATGTTTATGCCAACATTACAGCCACCCAATCTGGCAAAATAAAGGTAAAGACAGAAAAAGACAGTAAGAACTGCTAA